A region from the Helicoverpa armigera isolate CAAS_96S chromosome 6, ASM3070526v1, whole genome shotgun sequence genome encodes:
- the Kis gene encoding chromodomain-helicase-DNA-binding protein 7 isoform X4 produces the protein MDSYNLFDDGSGMLEGLTDLGGSDSFAGASSAGVTGDNKDTPDNSYRQPYNQNTVPQEGSIQKLASFGGPPAGSAQPVPNPGTGPPAPDYHDYGSYPPRPRLPQPPHGPLHPPHHVHPSHSYPGYHPGPEPMYAMPEQPGIGEMGVWSGPPGANRYSPIAPSYRHSYEHQQKMHQYPPQQGAGIGSLQAQNGTYIPRQPHFSQPTSQQIYGQQQNYPNYTQMHPPTASRIGQHPTYHQQMDVNPHQYGIPHGQQGHAPIPQHQSHQSMGGHSSSMTPGIQNHPNVHLHHPGAPPIHHVPRQSPVPPSSVAPSHSSVPAQMPYASPHHSVSMNYQSHQIQHPLDVNVSNQYGNVKQTGIETGSPQYRPPFPQLSPQMSPRAQISPRQQSQSQLSPRPVMSPVKGPSASPHGARNMVQSPVSSGTSTTPGSFPSQNTLQALEQMVLPSGSEYPYQRNPSSPAVTHVASSPSQWNQSKITPTSSLAQMENSEQHAKSSEPAVSVPPISVPPLKSELVKTTAVTHTETKPVEKTEPESARSTETGTLRTFIAPPNSNSTKDNVPIAASTSSSTNSCHDSPATGESGDNHEKMSGPRQSTDSNVENAPLQGEENVDINVTKVYNSEQNLESKQKSTENANIQESNIVNPVTLPLPSITNTNTSNSSPSQQIPVSHVTTTNTNNQYESMLNMNISRNPGYSANNVQNVSANMPNVTQGLSANIPSSIQSSGHTAVSHNISSSFPSGPTSVTQALPNVQANLQPNHAMQHGNLPNTVTSTIPVHNQQSNMSLIPAIQGNIQPNMPNVSSNMQSIGQSNVPANISNVQVGLPLTVPNMHAPMPPNQPIISNMPHNINPMLMIGPNSMPHPNISNIYPASHQQERMSLQQQIQDIYCLPPSNENQEKVRCLQERLALIQQHESNDKCNGGPNCTLQNPVYGSKMVESPQVTSTTGRGRGKGPAKPRKPRAKKEKFVATAQTLDQLPVSEDCVTAGTGLQSTSELDLESNEDITNLDSSAISMDDISGGKVRKQRGPRKNKERKPRTPKEPKLKDLTDKPVKERKKREPKDPNAPKKKRTSKKDAVEIQADTTTYELLETDKDTPSGDVSLSQNICNIETPNASKNLSDLSLEDSNVTDFDDIPVSKIAIKDLLEEAEAKREQIEKDDDIDSITQKRKSKKRSSVGGSCKKLTLRKSLGGRRKKRGGLIPDSDGEPDDMMSTPPPSPPPEGDDSLKRRSARNTQRKKYTDDVMLRLSDDEFTMATPKVEKECKSEDLDTKENSRSEGVPKPNYIYVNTTEEDAMIVQHVLACRMGKREFKVETLATDISPKLEASKTEPTLNDSNDEVQKIESCEDNNTDDKTIIDDETQKEIDNQNTSEKSDVPAVTNKAEETIDGCKDKSDGEVKNLKPVMVDVEEYFVKYRNFSYLHCEWKTEEELYKGDKRIFSKIKRFKQKQAQQLNIFELLDDEPFNPDYVEVERILDMSENQDPANNTVVKHYLVKWKSLQYEDSTWELEEDIDVDKIRQYKTFSEIPPKEKWKFKKRPSADQWVQLKESPLYKGGNTLRPYQLEGLNWLLFSWHNNRNCILADEMGLGKTIQSLTFVNSVWEYGIRGPFLIIAPLSTIPNWQREFEGWTEMNVVVYHGSQQSKSMLQEYEFYYKNEHGEPIKEITKFNVLITTFEIIVTDFQELKSFNWRICVIDEAHRLKNRNCKLLEGLRQLHLEHRVLLSGTPLQNNVNELFSLLNFLEPSQFSSSDAFLNEFGQLKTESEVLKLQALLKPMMLRRLKEDVEKTLAPKEETIIEVELTNIQKKYYRAILERNFSFLQKGTASAANIPNLMNTMMELRKCCIHPYLLNGAEDQIQFDYKQANGEDKQAYYKALIDSSGKMVLVDKLLPKLKAGGHRVLIFSQMVRCLDILEDYLVFRKYPYERIDGRIRGNLRQEAIDRFSKPDSDRFVFLLCTKAGGLGINLTAADTVIIYDSDWNPQNDLQAQARCHRIGQQKMVKIYRLICRNSYEREMFDKASLKLGLDKAILQSMNTTQGKETGIKQLSKKEIEDLLKKGAYGAVMDEDNAGDKFCEEDIEMILARRTQVIQMESEKGSTFSKASFAAADQRSDIDIRDPDFWNKWAKKAEIDTTEKKEDEDLIVTEPRKRTVIKRYGHDDGPMEMSDMEVTPDSDDDEEGISLRSKRKKDKLGKKGRRYASDDYIPRHEGVPVDEEVVYGSWTRSECFKIERGLLTFGWARWEEIVEKNQFRKGWTIPVIEDCARIIVLYCLRHYKGDEKIRNFIWDLIEPCENGEVTISRNHSGLHNPVPRGRNAKKKNRPKDLPKSNDLQKWEDASHWSSTEKYDCELYLENSYKKHLFRHANKVLLRVRMMYYIKHEVIGDFATQIESGVHASTLGMRVPRGVDSTPPRLWWDNKLGPPDDAECTDIKSEERKVRGSVVGDEDCTDDVSSGAGATSPAASPRPDDDSTQSSGGGHLWPSMQDLNTRLRRLITAYQRNYKREELKMQQRAKKMERRERMDQLARDEVSQWRWTRADEEAFRRTVASYGVEFDPTTKSLRWSRFRTLARLDTKSDDALTDYLKAFMAMCKRQCGLSVGEAELPTRADLKAEPIGEERAIATLERIDLLRVLREEVAPHPALDTRLALCERSPDTPPWWQPARHDKLLVLGVCKHGLGDTYSKLFCDPKMPFADCASKWYTSHKGVTRNESQKLSSDEEDTAVSEDAAGETRMSLRRSKRTSNNCDRTAEDDTDALSELETLAKLGRIEETLPPERWFSERALETRLHHIAHAVQNREWPAAAKPDTRAAADVHDERKQGPKRHIAIDVETDRAKLHALLSSPQAAHTGAGSSAAPGEAGAPPPAHQRVPASPAPSAAPVDLSAPLDLSDVHDFSVGRRTPHNDSAPSSMPSRSRLDDTLSRLMKRKNVPAPEHIVGKEKKRKKLDEIVLGLSAAKCKSPTTSSDNLRGRSSSVLPDVTVTPAAPPTSSPASSNQKPFSVTVTNVPSPQASSKELSSFLQQSLEHTKVPKAPVVPPMKSYSHEAKVNKWLAEQASVDTRRRGVAPRLAPEEHVPVVHRVTGKRIVGPKAPQLKHLAQWIAENPMYDIDSKWTEGIKEHIKLPQDVRSQRHSPMQASGGERKKGRPPTLDSPSPNVLSSNSHLNQNLAGLNPAILASISSLSAFDPKTLAATLSNLTGFDPKLLNSFDPKLLSSLGSFDPKNNPLLSSFNSMPNLLGNIAGGNIFANLAGLGLPGFSSLDINNLTGSNISSDSKSKSRKTTETGNPSNSKSTNSQFPFVFPNPNMLYPQLGLSGLNPFGMHSGMSSAYDALGLLSNNIAASSGASTLQASSHTSARSTAKTTTPRSSTVVTNSSTSRQQKVSDRQQSSQLPQIHLPPDPYLLETLSKQSLNYESIIRPEKRQRDNDSQENIATDLSKTDKKKLPFDALRSQVPPEFAAVQEKLLKGDKKDIDISKMLLEQMASGALSASLVSSAESKKAKDDKDVTEKFVKNSSEYISRSLISEDGGSATSLVHKRSHEDIINEPENLALSSTELNPIKKLKENPNSENKPAMENQSDHSTHPGEMDLEDLIAPSTVIKTGMKPDFDTNVPPKFTPTEVTATPLSKDEKSLSKLPNSYPEGSMSLSHDIASADDEKNDEESKGNCSNEDDTNIGDNSAHDGRRCNKKKIRKSSEEAPATCPRRELRSSSGRQSTESINTNH, from the exons ATGGactcatataatttatttgatgatgGAAGCGGTATGTTGGAAGGACTTACTGATCTTGGTGGATCAGACAGCTTTGCTGGTGCTTCTTCGGCTGGTGTAACTGGAGATAACAAAGATACACCCGACAACAG TTACAGACAACCTTATAATCAAAATACAGTACCACAAGAAGGATCGATTCAGAAACTGGCTTCGTTTGGAGGGCCTCCGGCTGGCAGTGCTCAACCGGTGCCCAATCCTGGCACGGGGCCTCCCGCACCCGATTACCATGACTACGGAAGTTACCCGCCACGTCCTCGCTTGCCTCAGCCACCTCACGGTCCACTACATCCGCCACATCATGTGCATCCTTCACATTCTTACCCAGGATATCATCCTGGCCCAGAACCAATGTATGCAATGCCAGAACAACCAG gtattggAGAAATGGGGGTATGGTCTGGCCCTCCAGGCGCTAATAGGTATTCTCCAATAGCACCGAGCTATCGTCATAGCTATGAACATCAACAAAAAATGCATCAATACCCTCCTCAACAG GGTGCTGGTATTGGTAGTCTACAAGCACAAAATGGAACATACATACCAAGACAGCCGCATTTCTCACAACCAACATCACAGCAAATATATGGGCAACAGCAG AACTACCCCAACTACACACAGATGCATCCACCAACCGCTTCTAGAATAGGTCAACACCCGACATATCATCAGCAAATGGATGTCAATCCTCATCAGTATGGTATACCTCATGGCCAACAAGGCCATGCACCAATTCCTCAGCACCAATCTCATCAAAGTATGGGTGGTCATTCCAGTAGTATGACACCAGGAATTCAAAACCATCCTAATGTTCATCTTCACCATCCGGGTGCACCGCCTATACATCATGTACCTCGTCAGTCGCCAGTGCCGCCATCTTCAGTGGCGCCGTCTCATTCTTCTGTTCCGGCGCAAATGCCTTATGCATCACCTCACCATTCCGTCTCAATGAATTATCAATCTCATCAAATACAACATCCTTTAGATGTCAACGTTTCGAATCAGTATGGCAATGTGAAACAAACGGGAATAGAAACAGGGAGTCCACAATATCGTCCACCGTTTCCTCAACTTTCTCCTCAAATGTCTCCTAGAGCTCAAATATCGCCCCGACAACAATCACAATCACAACTTTCTCCACGGCCTGTTATGTCTCCTGTAAAAGGTCCCAGCGCATCTCCACATGGTGCTCGTAATATGGTTCAGTCGCCAGTTTCTTCAGGAACTTCAACAACACCGGGATCTTTTCCATCCCAGAATACACTTCAAGCGTTAGAGCAAATGGTTTTACCATCAGGCTCAGAGTATCCATACCAACGTAACCCGTCATCTCCAGCTGTGACACATGTTGCATCTTCACCATCTCAGTGGAACCAAAGCAAAATTACTCCAACAAGTAGTTTAGCGCAAATGGAAAATAGCGAGCAGCATGCAAAGTCTTCTGAACCAGCCGTATCAGTACCACCAATATCAGTGCCACCACTAAAATCAGAATTAGTAAAAACTACAGCCGTAACTCATACTGAAACGAAACCAGTTGAAAAAACTGAACCAGAGAGTGCTAGATCAACTGAAACTGGTACATTAAGAACTTTTATAGCTCCGCCTAATTCGAACAGTACTAAAGATAATGTGCCAATTGCTGCATCGACAAGCAGTTCCACAAATAGTTGTCACGATTCGCCTGCTACTGGGGAATCAGGAGATAATCATGAAAAGATGTCAGGACCTCGTCAGTCTACAGATAGTAACGTCGAAAATGCTCCACTACAGGGAGAGGAAAATGTTGATATTAATGTAACAAAAGTATACAACAGTGAACAAAATTTGGAATCGAAACAGAAGTCTACTGAGAATGCCAATATTCAAGAAAGTAACATTGTTAATCCAGTGACGTTGCCCCTGCCTTCAATTACAAATACTAATACTAGCAATTCGTCACCTTCTCAACAAATCCCAGTATCTCATGTTACTACTACGAATACGAATAACCAATACGAAAGTATGCTTAATATGAATATTAGTAGAAATCCAGGATATTCAGCAAACAACGTACAGAATGTTTCTGCTAACATGCCAAATGTAACACAGGGCTTGTCAGCAAACATACCATCTAGTATTCAGTCATCGGGTCATACTGCTGTCAGTCATAATATATCTTCTAGTTTTCCAAGTGGCCCTACCTCTGTTACTCAAGCACTGCCTAATGTGCAAGCAAATTTACAACCAAATCATGCAATGCAACATGGAAATTTACCGAATACTGTAACATCTACTATTCCTGTTCATAACCAACAAAGCAACATGTCGTTGATTCCTGCAATACAGGGAAATATTCAACCAAATATGCCGAATGTCTCTAGTAATATGCAATCGATTGGCCAATCCAATGTACCAGCAAATATTTCAAACGTTCAAGTAGGATTGCCCTTGACTGTTCCAAATATGCATGCTCCAATGCCACCAAATCAGCCTATTATATCTAATATGCCCCATAATATTAATCCAATGTTGATGATTGGGCCAAATTCGATGCCTCATCCCAATATCTCGAATATATATCCAGCTTCCCATCAACAAGAAAGAATGTCTTTACAACAACAAATACAAGATATTTACTGTTTGCCACCTTCAAATGAAAATCAGGAAAAAGTAAGGTGCCTCCAAGAAAGACTAGCATTAATCCAACAGCATGAATCGAATGATAAATGTAATGGGGGTCCAAACTGCACACTACAAAACCCAGTTTACGGATCAAAAATGGTAGAAAGTCCTCAAGTCACTAGTACAACGGGGCGTGGCCGTGGCAAAGGTCCGGCTAAGCCCAGGAAGCCAAGGGCAAAAAAAGAGAAATTTGTGGCAACAGCGCAGACATTAGATCAGCTGCCTGTTTCGGAAGATTGTGTGACAGCTGGAACTGGATTACAAAGTACGTCAGAACTTGACTTAGAATCTAATGAAGATATAACAAATTTAGACAGCAGTGCAATATCTATGGATGACATCAGTGGTGGTAAAGTAAGAAAACAAAGAGGACCCCGAAAGAATAAGGAGCGAAAGCCACGGACACCTAAAGAACcaaaattaaaagatttaactGACAAACCTGTGAAAGAGCGGAAAAAACGAGAACCAAAAGATCCAAATGCTCCCAAGAAGAAAAGGACTTCAAAAAAAGACGCTGTTGAAATACAAGCGGATACAACTACTTATGAATTGTTAGAAACAGATAAAGACACCCCCTCTGGTGACGTATCATTGAGTCAAAATATATGCAATATAGAAACTCCTAATGCATCAAAGAATTTGTCAGACCTTTCCTTGGAAGATTCGAACGTCACTGACTTTGATGATATTCCGGTTTCTAAAATTGCAATCAAGGATCTGTTGGAAGAAGCTGAGGCTAAACGAGAACAAATAGAGAAAGATGATGACATCGATTCAATCACtcaaaaaagaaaatctaaGAAACGCTCATCAGTCGGTGGAAGTTGTAAGAAATTGACTCTGAGGAAATCTTTAGGCGGGAGGAGAAAAAAGCGTGGTGGATTAATTCCAGATTCTGATGGTGAACCAGATGATATGATGTCTACCCCACCACCGTCTCCGCCGCCAGAAGGTGACGATAGTTTAAAGAGAAGATCTGCTAGGAACACACaacgtaaaaaatatacagatgATGTCATGCTACGTTTATCAGATGATGAATTTACAATGGCCACACCTAAAGTTGAAAAAGAATGTAAGTCGGAGGATCTAGATACCAAAGAAAACAGTAGATCTGAAGGTGTTCCTAAACCTAACTATATCTATGTGAATACAACTGAAGAAGATGCCATGATTGTCCAACATGTTTTAGCTTGTCGTATGGGAAAAAGAGAGTTTAAAGTTGAAACACTTGCTACTGACATTTCACCAAAATTAGAAGCTAGTAAAACTGAGCCGACACTTAATGATTCTAACGATGAAGTGCAAAAGATTGAGTCTTGTGAAGATAATAATACTGAcgataaaacaataattgatGATGAAACTCAGAAAGAAATTGATAATCAAAATACAAGTGAAAAATCCGATGTCCCTGCAGTAACTAATAAAGCAGAGGAAACCATAGATGGTTGTAAAGACAAATCCGATGGTGAAGTTAAGAATTTGAAACCGGTTATGGTTGATGTTGaggaatattttgtaaaatacagAAATTTTTCATACCTGCATTGTGAATGGAAAACAGAAGAAGAACTTTACAAAGGAGATAAaagaatattttctaaaattaaacgCTTCAAACAGAAACAAGCTcaacaattgaatatttttgaattattagaTGACGAACCTTTTAATCCTGACTATGTTGAAGTGGAAAGAATACTGGATATGTCAGAAAATCAAGACCCTGCGAATAATACAGTagttaaacattatttagttaAATGGAAAAGCTTACAATATGAAGATAGTACATGGGAATTAGAAGAGGATATTGATGTAGATAAAATAAGACAATACAAGACATTTAGTGAGATACCACCGAAAGAAAAATGGAAATTTAAAAAACGACCTTCTGCTGACCAGTGGGTCCAATTAAAAGAATCCCCTCTTTATAAAGGAGGAAATACTTTAAGGCCCTATCAACTCGAAGGACTTAATTGGTTGTTATTCTCATGGCATAATAATCGTAATTGTATATTAGCTGATGAAATGGGTTTAGGAAAAACAATTCAAAGTCTTACATTTGTGAATTCTGTTTGGGAGTATGGTATAAGAGGACCATTTCTTATCATAGCTCCTTTATCTACAATACCAAATTGGCAAAGAGAATTTGAAGGATGGACAGAAATGAATGTAGTTGTTTATCACGGTTCTCAACAGAGCAAGAGTATGCTGCAggaatatgaattttattacaaGAATGAACACGGCGAACCAATTAAAGAAATTACCAAATTCAATGTTCTTATAACAACATTTGAAATAATCGTGACAGATTTCCAAGAATTGAAATCCTTTAACTGGCGAATATGTGTTATAGATGAAGCGCATAGACTTAAAAATCGtaactgcaaacttttggaAGGATTAAGACAACTCCATTTAGAACACAGAGTATTATTATCTGGAACTCCACTGCAGAATAATGTAAACGAACTTTTTTCTCTCTTAAATTTTCTAGAACCTTCGCAATTTTCTAGCAGTGATGCTTTCTTAAATGAATTTGGTCAACTTAAGACTGAATCAGAAGTACTCAAGCTTCAAGCACTTTTAAAACCTATGATGCTCCGGAGATTAAAAGAAGATGTTGAAAAAACGTTGGCACCAAAGGAAGAAACAATAATTGAAGTCGAGTTAACTAatatacagaaaaaatattatagagctATACTCGAAAGAAATTTCAGTTTCTTACAAAAAGGTACGGCTTCCGCGGCCAATATCCCTAACTTAATGAATACAATGATGGAACTGAGAAAGTGTTGTATACATCCATACTTGTTAAATGGTGCAGAAGACCAAATACAATTTGACTATAAACAGGCTAATGGGGAAGATAAGCAAGCATATTACAAAGCTCTTATAGATTCATCTGGTAAAATGGTATTAGTTGATAAATTACTTCCGAAATTAAAAGCTGGAGGTCACAGAGTTTTAATATTTAGCCAAATGGTAAGATGTCTAGACATTTTGGAAGATTATTTAGTATTTAGAAAGTATCCTTATGAGAGGATTGACGGGCGTATTCGGGGCAACTTGAGGCAAGAAGCAATCGATAGATTCTCTAAACCTGACTCAGAtagatttgtatttttgctaTGTACGAAAGCAGGTGGGTTAGGTATCAATTTAACAGCTGCAGATACAGTTATAATTTACGATAGCGACTGGAATCCACAGAATGATCTGCAGGCACAAGCGCGATGCCATCGAATTGGTCAGCAAAAAATGGTTAAAATATATAGATTAATTTGTCGTAATTCATACGAAAGGGAAATGTTTGACAAAGCATCGCTTAAGCTTGGCCTTGATAAAGCCATATTACAAAGTATGAATACAACTCAAGGTAAAGAAACAGGAATAAAGCAATTGTCTAAAAAGGAAATTGAGGACTTGTTGAAAAAAGGTGCATACGGCGCCGTGATGGATGAAGATAATGCTGGTGATAAATTTTGTGAGGAAGATATTGAAATGATATTAGCGCGCAGAACACAAGTTATTCAAATGGAGTCAGAAAAAGGGTCAACATTTTCTAAAGCTAGTTTTGCTGCAGCAGACCAGCGATCAGATATTGACATAAGAGATCCAGATTTTTGGAATAAATGGGCTAAAAAAGCAGAAATTGATACTACTGAGAAAAAAGAAGATGAAGATTTGATAGTAACAGAACCAAGAAAACGAACAGTTATCAAAAGATACGGTCATGACGATGGTCCCATGGAAATGTCAGATATGGAGGTCACACCAGATTCCGATGACGATGAGGAAG gaATCAGTTTAAGAAGTAAAAGAAAGAAAGACAAACTTGGCAAAAAAGGCCGTAGATATGCAAGCGACGATTATATCCCCCGTCACGAAGGTGTTCCTGTTGATGAAGAGGTTGTCTATGGATCATGGACACGGTCTGagtgttttaaaatagaaaGAGGACTACTCACATTTGG GTGGGCCCGATGGGAAGAAATTGTTGAGAAAAATCAATTCAGAAAAGGTTGGACAATTCCTGTTATAGAAGACTGTGCACGAATTAtt gttttatattgtttgcgGCATTACAAAGGTGATGAGAAAATAAGAAATTTTATATGGGATCTAATAGAACCATGTGAAAATGGTGAAGTTACAATCTCTAGAAATCACAGTGGACTACATAATCCAGTACCTCGAGGAAGAAACGCCAAAAAGAAAAATCGCCCTAAAGATTTGCCAAAATCCAACGATCTTCAAAAATGGGAGGATGCGAGTCACTGGAGCTCTACAGAAAAGTATGACTGTGAACTGTATCTTGAAAACAGTtataaaaagcatttatttagaCACGCCAATAA GGTTTTGCTGCGCGTACGCATGATGTATTATATCAAACATGAGGTCATTGGTGACTTTGCCACACAAATTGAAAGTGGAGTTCATgcaag TACCTTGGGTATGCGTGTACCGCGCGGTGTGGACAGCACACCGCCGCGCCTGTGGTGGGATA ACAAACTGGGCCCCCCCGATGATGCTGAATGCACAGATATCAA GAGTGAAGAAAGAAAAGTAAGAGGCAGTGTAGTGGGGGACGAAGATTGTACGGACGACGTGTCTAGCGGTGCTGGTGCAACATCCCCGGCAGCCTCTCCTCGGCCTGATGACGACAGTACGCAAAGCAGTGGTGGTGGGCATTTATGGCCCTCAATGCAAGACTTGAACACGAGACTCCGCAGACTAATCACAGCATATCAAAGAAACTACAAACGAGAAGAACTTAAAATGCAACAGAGAGCTAAG AAGATGGAGCGAAGAGAACGCATGGATCAACTGGCTAGAGATGAGGTGTCGCAGTGGCGCTGGACGCGCGCCGACGAAGAAGCGTTCCGACGCACTGTGGCTTCCTATGGGGTGGAATTCGACCCAACTACAAAAAGTCTTCGCTGGAGTCGATTCAGAACACTTGCACGTTTGGATACCAAAAGTGATGATGCCTTAACAGATTATTTGAAAGCTTTTATGGCCATGTGTAAACGACAGTGTGGACTTTCTGTGGGCGAAGCTGAGTTACCTACACGAGCAGATTTAAAAGCAGAACCGATAGGTGAAGAGAGAGCTATTGCTACTCTGGAAAG GATTGATCTTCTACGAGTATTACGTGAAGAAGTCGCTCCACATCCTGCACTAGATACTCGATTGGCACTATGCGAACGGTCTCCTGACACCCCACCGTGGTGGCAGCCAGCTCGCCATGATAAACTTTTAGTTTTGGGTGTTTGcaa GCATGGTTTAGGTGACACTTACAGTAAGCTGTTTTGCGATCCAAAAATGCCATTCGCTGATTGCGCTAGCAAGTGGTATACTAGTCACAAGGGAGTTACTAGAAACGaatcacaaaaattatcttcCGATGAAGAAGACACCGCTGTCTCTGAAGATGCAGCAGGAGAAACGCGAATGTCGCTCAGACGAAGTAAGAGAACTTCCAATAACTGCGATAGGACTGCTGAAGATGACACGGATGCCCTTTCGGAACTAGAAACTCTCGCTAAGTTAGGTCGGATCGAAGAGACATTGCCCCCAGAGCGCTGGTTCTCAGAACGGGCGCTCGAGACGCGCCTGCATCACATAGCGCACGCGGTACAGAATCGCGAGTGGCCCGCAGCCGCCAAGCCGGACACGCGAGCGGCGGCCGACGTGCACGACGAGCGCAAGCAGGGGCCCAAGCGTCACATCGCCATCGACGTAGAGACCGACCGCGCTAAGCTGCACGCGCTGCTGTCGTCGCCGCAGGCCGCGCACACGGGGGCCGGCAGCAGCGCGGCGCCGGGCGAGGCgggcgcgccgccgccggcgcaCCAGCGCGTGCCCGCGTCGCCCGCGCCCTCCGCCGCTCCCGTTGACCTCTCGGCACCTCTGGATCTGAGCGACGTCCATGATTTCTCTGTGGGCCGCCGTACGCCTCATAACGATTCTGCACCTTCTTCCATGCCTTCTCGCAGCCGGCTCGATGATACACTTTCCAGGCTCATGAAGAGAAAGAATGTG CCTGCGCCCGAGCATATAGTTGGAAAagagaagaaaagaaagaaattagATGAAATTGTATTGGGATTATCAGCGGCTAAATGTAAAAGCCCTACCACTTCATCAGATAACCTGCGCGGACGTAGCTCCAGCGTGCTGCCCGATGTGACTGTAACCCCAGCTGCGCCTCCAACATCGTCCCCAGCTTCCTCTAATCAGAAACCATTTTCGGTCACGGTGACTAATGTACCATCGCCACAGGCTTCTTCTAAAGAGTTATCTTCATTTTTGCAACAATCTTTAGAACATACAAAGGTTCCTAAAGCTCCAGTTGTACCACCAATGAAATCTTATTCTCATGAGGCTAAAGTAAACAAGTGGCTAGCTGAGCAGGCTAGCGTTGATACACGTCGTCGTGGTGTAGCGCCTCGGCTAGCACCAGAAGAACACGTGCCAGTGGTGCATCGTGTAACTGGCAAGCGCATAGTCGGTCCCAAAGCACCGCAACTTAAGCATCTAGCCCAATGGATAGCTGAAAACCCTATGTATGACATAGACTCCAAGTGGACGGAAGGTATTAAAGAGCATATTAAGTTGCCTCAAGACGTACGTAGTCAAAGACATTCTCCGATGCAAGCTAGCGGAGGTGAACGTAAAAAGGGACGTCCTCCTACGCTCGATTCTCCATCTCCAAATGTATTGTCGTCTAATTCTCATTTGAATCAGAATTTGGCTGGCTTAAATCCAGCTATTTTGGCCAGTATATCAAGTCTAAGTGCATTTGATCCAAAAACATTAGCTGCCACTCTTTCAAATTTGACGGGCTTTGATCCAAAATTGTTAAATAGTTTTGACCCAAAACTACTTTCTAGTTTGGGGAGCTTTGATCCTAAAAATAATCCATTGTTGAGTTCTTTTAATAGTATGCCAAATTTGTTAGGGAATATAGCAGGTGGAAATATATTTGCGAATTTAGCGGGACTAGGACTTCCTGGATTCTCTTCATTAGACATAAACAATTTAACTGGATCCAATATTTCAAGCGACAGTAAGTCGAAATCTcgtaaaactactgaaacaGGGAATCCCTCTAATTCAAAATCTACCAACTCTCAATTTCCATTTGTGTTTCCTAATCCAAATATGTTGTATCCTCAATTAGGACTAAGTGGTTTAAATCCATTCGGAATGCATTCTGGCATGTCATCAGCATACGACGCTTTAGGTTTATTGAGTAATAATATAGCAGCAAGTTCAGGTGCTTCTACATTACAAGCATCCAGTCATACTTCTGCACGCAGCACGGCAAAAACAACAACACCGCGGTCTTCGACAGTAGTTACTAATTCATCAACTTCTCGCCAACAAAAAGTTTCTGATCGGCAACAATCAAGTCAATTACCGCAAATTCATTTGCCACCAGATCCATATCTTTTGGAAACTTTGTCCAAACAGTCTCTAAATTACGAATCGATTATCAGACCAGAAAAGAGACAGCGAGATAATGATAGCCAAGAAAACATAGCAACCGATTTATCAAAGACTGATAAGAAAAAACTGCCATTCGATGCATTAAGGTCTCAAGTCCCACCGGAATTTGCGGCTGTTCAGGAAAAACTTTTGAAGGGTGATAAAAAAGATATTGATATAAGCAAGATGTTGTTAGAACAAATGGCTTCGGGTGCACTTAGTGCCAGCCTTGTTAGTTCAGCAGAGTCCAAAAAGGCTAAAGATGACAAAGACGTtactgaaaaatttgttaaaaattcATCAGAATATATTTCTAGATCCTTAATCTCTGAAGATGGGGGATCTGCAACCTCTTTAGTTCACAAACGAAGTCATGAAGATATCATAAACGAACCAGAAAATTTAGCACTATCTTCAACAGAATTAAACCCCATCAAGAAGTTAAAGGAAAATCCGAACTCTGAAAATAAGCCTGCAATGGAAAATCAATCTGATCACTCAACACATCCTGGGGAAATGGACCTTGAAGATTTAATAGCTCCTTCAACCGTTATCAAAACCGGAATGAAACCAGACTTTGACACTAATGTCCCTCCTAAATTTACTCCTACGGAGGTAACGGCTACTCCATTGAGTAAAGACGAAAAATCCCTATCGAAATTACCAAACTCTTACCCTGAAGGTTCTATGTCTCTAAGTCACGATATAGCCTCAGCCGATGATGAAAAAAATGACGAAGAAAGTAAAGGTAACTGTTCCAATGAGGATGATACTAATATTGGAGACAATTCCGCACATGATGGGCGTAGatgcaataaaaagaaaatccgTAAGTCATCTGAAGAGGCTCCGGCGACGTGTCCGCGACGTGAATTAAGATCTAGCTCTGGTCGCCAGTCAACGGAATCGATTAATACAAATCATTAA